The Vibrio coralliilyticus genome segment TTCACTGGCTCAGCGGGTAACGCCGTCATCACGACAAAATCCGGCGGTCTGTGGACAGATGGGCGCTACTATATCCAAGCTACCGAGCAATTACAGGGCTCAGGATTAACCTTGTTTAAAGCCCGTTTACCGGAAACTCCTACCATTGCACAGTATCTCGCGGACAGTTTGGAGCAAAACAGTCGAGTAGGTGTTGATGGACGAAGCATCAGCCAGCAATTTTATCTGGAGTTGAAAGCCGCCTTTAAAGCCAAGTCGATACAGCTGGTACTTGATCAGGACTTGATCAGCCCAATATGGGCCGACCGCCCTGCAAGACCGAACGCGCCTTTATTCAATCATCCACTCGAATTTGCAGGACAAACGGCAAGTGAAAAAATCACAAGAATTCGTCGTGTACTCAAACAAAAAGCGGCTGATGCACTGCTCGTTTCCACGCTTGACGATGTAATGTGGGCGCTCAATATTCGCGGCGGGGATACCCTGTACTGTCCAATTTCTGAAAGTTATTTGCTGATTACCCTTAACAGATGCCAACTCTTTGTCGACAAGCAGAAGCTGACATCTGACGTGATCGCTACTCTGACCGAGCACGGTATAGAGATGGAAGATTACACGCAGCTTAGCAAGACGTTAAAAGCTTTCACTCCTGATTCAGTACTCATTCATGATCGCAGAAACACCGACAGTTTGTTGATCAGTCACATTCCTTCTCAAGTACGTTTGCTCAATATGGCTTGCCCAGTCACTGCTATGAAAGCACGTAAGAATCACACTGAGCTTGCCAGCATGGAGGAGACGTTACGCAAAGATGGCGCCGCCGTCGTCAGGTTTATGAAATGGCTAGACGAGCAAGTACCCAGCGGTAAGGTGACAGAGCTCAACGCTGAACAAACCTTAATGGGATACCGCAAGGAAATTAACGGCTATATTGGAGAGAGCTTTCGAACCATTGCAGGTTTCGCCGAACATGGCGCGAAAATGCACTATGCTGCCGACGATAAGAGCAATTACCGCGTTGATGAAAGCCAGTTCTTT includes the following:
- a CDS encoding aminopeptidase P family protein yields the protein MTLATVAQRLNALREEMAEHQFDAYIVTNNDPHSSEYSADYWLAREWISGFTGSAGNAVITTKSGGLWTDGRYYIQATEQLQGSGLTLFKARLPETPTIAQYLADSLEQNSRVGVDGRSISQQFYLELKAAFKAKSIQLVLDQDLISPIWADRPARPNAPLFNHPLEFAGQTASEKITRIRRVLKQKAADALLVSTLDDVMWALNIRGGDTLYCPISESYLLITLNRCQLFVDKQKLTSDVIATLTEHGIEMEDYTQLSKTLKAFTPDSVLIHDRRNTDSLLISHIPSQVRLLNMACPVTAMKARKNHTELASMEETLRKDGAAVVRFMKWLDEQVPSGKVTELNAEQTLMGYRKEINGYIGESFRTIAGFAEHGAKMHYAADDKSNYRVDESQFFLVDSGGQYLGGTTDITRTFHFGQPSEQQRRDYTLVLKAVIRLTQTRFMKGSTGANLDIMARGVLWQHGIDYKCGTGHGVGICLNVHEGPQNFSQNPAEVALEPGMVITNEPGVYRQGQYGIRIENILKVVELEENEFGTFYGFETITLAPIATNMLDKSLLLKDEVHWLNTYHQQCLEQLSPYLDSDTQNWLNSATKPI